From the genome of Triticum aestivum cultivar Chinese Spring chromosome 3B, IWGSC CS RefSeq v2.1, whole genome shotgun sequence, one region includes:
- the LOC123072495 gene encoding disease resistance protein RGA5 isoform X1: MCLLCRAEAWGHFLQNWALILVATLIEHPQMVSALAGVMTSVIAKLTALLGEEYAKLKGVHREVEFMKDELSSMNALLQRLAEVDRDLDVQTKEWRDQVREMSYDIEDCIDDFMKSLGQTDSAKAAGLVQSVLQQLKALRARHQISSQIQGLKARVEDASKRRMRYKLDERTFEPSISRAIDPRLPSLYAEPDGLVGIDKPRSELIECLMEGMGASVQQQKVISIVGPGGLGKTTLANEVFRKLEGQFQCRAFVSLSQQPDVSKILRNILSQVCQQELPSTDIQDEGKLIDTIREVLKNKRYLVVIDDIWSTQAWKIIKCSLFLNDLGSRIMTTTRSIDIAKSCCSRRHDRVYEIMPLTAANSKSLFFKRIFGSEDICPPQLEEVSSEILKKCGGSPLAILTIASLLANKDCTNEEWEWVYNSIGSTLGKDPGVEEMRRILSLSYDDLPHHLKTCLLYLSIFPEDYEIERDRLVRRWIAEGFIDTNGGRDLEEIGERYFNDLINRSMLQPAEIQYDGQVVSCRVHDMILDLLTSKSMEENFATFFRNQNEILVLQHKIRRLSLSYYDQEHIMLPSTAIISHCRSLSIVGYAEKMPSLSKFRVLRVLDIENGEEMESNCFEHLRKLFQLKYLRLHVRSISALPEQLGELQHLKTLDMGWTKITKMPKSIVQLQHLTCLRVSNLELPEGIGNLQALQELSDIKVNRYSMASCLLELGSLTKLKILGLRWYIVSTHSNKDTFVDNLVSSLRKLGRFSLRSICIRSYHGYSMEFLLDSWFPSPYLMQKFQMGTYYNFPRVPPWIVSLDKLTYLDINIDPVDEETLEILGELPALLFLWLMSKSAAPKQRLIISSSMFVCLREFHFTCWSNGEGLMFEAGAMPRLEKLWVPFDAGSGLDFGIQHLSSLRHLAVEIICVGATARDVEALEEAIRDAAHLLPNRPAVEFRTWDDEKMAGEEGQGVTEEEIHASG, from the exons AT GTGTTTGCTTTGTCGTGCTGAAGCTTGGGGCCATTTTCTGCAAAACTGGGCATTAATTTTGGTAGCTACACTCATAGAGCATCCACAGATGGTGAGCGCCTTGGCAGGAGTGATGACCTCTGTCATCGCCAAGCTCACCGCCCTGCTCGGGGAGGAGTACGCAAAGCTGAAAGGTGTGCACAGGGAGGTGGAGTTCATGAAAGACGAGCTGAGCAGCATGAACGCGCTCcttcagaggctggcagaggtggACCGTGATCTTGATGTGCAGACCAAGGAATGGAGGGACCAAGTCCGGGAGATGTCTTATGACATTGAGGATTGCATAGACGACTTCATGAAAAGCCTTGGCCAAACTGACAGTGCTAAGGCAGCAGGGCTTGTGCAAAGTGTGCTCCAGCAGCTCAAGGCGCTGAGGGCGCGCCATCAAATATCCAGCCAAATCCAGGGGCTCAAGGCACGTGTTGAAGATGCAAGCAAGCGACGTATGAGGTATAAGCTCGATGAGCGCACCTTCGAACCTAGCATCTCAAGGGCCATCGACCCCCGTTTGCCTTCACTCTATGCTGAGCCAGACGGGCTTGTCGGTATTGACAAGCCAAGAAGCGAGCTCATCGAGTGCCTAATGGAGGGGATGGGTGCATCGGTGCAGCAGCAAAAGGTGATATCTATTGTGGGTCCTGGGGGTCTCGGTAAAACTACACTTGCCAATGAGGTGTTTCGTAAACTGGAAGGCCAGTTCCAATGTCGAGCTTTTGTTTCCTTGTCACAACAACCAGATGTGAGTAAGATCTTAAGAAATATACTCTCTCAAGTCTGCCAGCAAGAGCTTCCTAGCACAGATATACAGGACGAGGGAAAGCTCATTGACACAATAAGAGAAGTTTTAAAGAACAAGAG GTACTTAGTTGTTATTGATGATATATGGAGTACTCAAGCATGGAAGATTATCAAATGTTCTTTGTTTCTGAATGATCTGGGAAGCAGAATAATGACGACAACACGTAGTATTGATATAGCCAAGTCATGTTGCTCTCGACGCCATGATCGTGTCTATGAAATAATGCCTCTGACGGCAGCCAACTCTAAGAGTTTATTTTTTAAACGAATATTTGGCTCAGAAGATATATGTCCTCCTCAATTGGAAGAAGTCTCCTCGGAAATATTAAAAAAGTGCGGTGGTTCACCATTAGCAATTCTTACAATAGCAAGCTTATTGGCTAATAAAGATTGCACAAATGAAGAATGGGAGTGGGTGTATAATTCGATCGGTTCCACACTGGGAAAGGACCCCGGTGTAGAAGAGATGAGAAGGATACTTTCTCTTAGCTATGATGATCTTCCCCACCATTTGAAGACATGTTTACTTTATCTAAGTATATTTCCGGAGGATTATGAGATTGAGAGGGATCGATTAGTAAGGAGGTGGATCGCTGAAGGATTCATTGATACAAATGGTGGACGAGATTTGGAGGAAATAGGAGAGCGTTATTTTAATGATCTTATCAATAGAAGTATGCTTCAGCCAGCGGAAATCCAATATGACGGTCAAGTCGTTTCATGCCGAGTGCATGATATGATTCTGGATCTCCTTACATCTAAGTCGATGGAAGAAAACTTTGCCACCTTCTTCCGTAACCAAAATGAGATATTAGTCCTTCAACATAAGATCCGTAGGCTATCACTCAGTTATTATGACCAAGAGCACATCATGCTTCCATCAACAGCAATCATTTCTCATTGCCGGTCGCTCAGTATTGTCGGGTATGCCGAAAAGATGCCTTCTCTTTCGAAGTTCCGTGTTCTGCGAGTACTTGATATTGAGAATGGCGAGGAGATGGAGAGCAACTGTTTTGAGCATCTGAGGAAGCTTTTCCAGTTGAAGTATTTGCGACTCCACGTTAGAAGTATTTCTGCACTCCCTGAGCAGTTAGGAGAACTACAGCATTTGAAGACTCTGGATATGGGATggacaaagatcacaaaaatgccCAAAAGCATTGTTCAGCTGCAACATTTGACATGTTTGCGCGTCAGTAatttggaattacctgaaggaatTGGGAATCTGCAAGCTCTGCAGGAGCTATCAGATATCAAAGTCAACCGGTACAGCATGGCGTCGTGTTTGCTGGAGCTGGGCAGTCTGACTAAACTGAAAATCCTTGGGCTACGCTGGTATATTGTCAGTACACACAGTAACAAAGATACTTTTGTGGATAACTTGGTATCCTCGCTGCGCAAATTGGGCAGATTCAGCCTTCGATCTATATGCATTCGTAGTTATCATGGCTATTCAATGGAGTTCTTACTGGACTCCTGGTTCCCCTCCCCTTATCTCATGCAAAAGTTTCAGATGGGCACGTACTACAACTTTCCCAGAGTTCCTCCTTGGATTGTGTCACTGGACAAGCTCACATACCTAGATATCAATATCGATCCAGTAGACGAGGAAACACTAGAGATCCTTGGAGAGCTACCTGCTTTGCTGTTTCTCTGGCTGATGTCGAAATCAGCTGCTCCCAAACAGCGGCTTATCATAAGCAGCAGCATGTTTGTATGTCTGAGGGAGTTCCATTTCACCTGCTGGAGCAATGGAGAAGGACTGATGTTTGAAGCCGGGGCCATGCCGAGGCTTGAGAAACTGTGGGTTCCGTTTGACGCAGGCAGCGGTCTTGATTTTGGCATCCAACACCTCTCTTCCCTCAGGCATCTTGCCGTCGAGATCATTTGCGTTGGCGCGACCGCTCGGGACGTTGAGGCGTTGGAGGAGGCCATCAGAGATGCAGCTCATCTCCTTCCGAATCGCCCTGCGGTGGAGTTCCGAACATGGGATGATGAAAAGATGGCGGGGGAGGAGGGGCAAGGCGTCACTGAAGAGGAGATCCATGCTAGCGGTTGA
- the LOC123072495 gene encoding disease resistance protein RGA5 isoform X2 — translation MVSALAGVMTSVIAKLTALLGEEYAKLKGVHREVEFMKDELSSMNALLQRLAEVDRDLDVQTKEWRDQVREMSYDIEDCIDDFMKSLGQTDSAKAAGLVQSVLQQLKALRARHQISSQIQGLKARVEDASKRRMRYKLDERTFEPSISRAIDPRLPSLYAEPDGLVGIDKPRSELIECLMEGMGASVQQQKVISIVGPGGLGKTTLANEVFRKLEGQFQCRAFVSLSQQPDVSKILRNILSQVCQQELPSTDIQDEGKLIDTIREVLKNKRYLVVIDDIWSTQAWKIIKCSLFLNDLGSRIMTTTRSIDIAKSCCSRRHDRVYEIMPLTAANSKSLFFKRIFGSEDICPPQLEEVSSEILKKCGGSPLAILTIASLLANKDCTNEEWEWVYNSIGSTLGKDPGVEEMRRILSLSYDDLPHHLKTCLLYLSIFPEDYEIERDRLVRRWIAEGFIDTNGGRDLEEIGERYFNDLINRSMLQPAEIQYDGQVVSCRVHDMILDLLTSKSMEENFATFFRNQNEILVLQHKIRRLSLSYYDQEHIMLPSTAIISHCRSLSIVGYAEKMPSLSKFRVLRVLDIENGEEMESNCFEHLRKLFQLKYLRLHVRSISALPEQLGELQHLKTLDMGWTKITKMPKSIVQLQHLTCLRVSNLELPEGIGNLQALQELSDIKVNRYSMASCLLELGSLTKLKILGLRWYIVSTHSNKDTFVDNLVSSLRKLGRFSLRSICIRSYHGYSMEFLLDSWFPSPYLMQKFQMGTYYNFPRVPPWIVSLDKLTYLDINIDPVDEETLEILGELPALLFLWLMSKSAAPKQRLIISSSMFVCLREFHFTCWSNGEGLMFEAGAMPRLEKLWVPFDAGSGLDFGIQHLSSLRHLAVEIICVGATARDVEALEEAIRDAAHLLPNRPAVEFRTWDDEKMAGEEGQGVTEEEIHASG, via the exons ATGGTGAGCGCCTTGGCAGGAGTGATGACCTCTGTCATCGCCAAGCTCACCGCCCTGCTCGGGGAGGAGTACGCAAAGCTGAAAGGTGTGCACAGGGAGGTGGAGTTCATGAAAGACGAGCTGAGCAGCATGAACGCGCTCcttcagaggctggcagaggtggACCGTGATCTTGATGTGCAGACCAAGGAATGGAGGGACCAAGTCCGGGAGATGTCTTATGACATTGAGGATTGCATAGACGACTTCATGAAAAGCCTTGGCCAAACTGACAGTGCTAAGGCAGCAGGGCTTGTGCAAAGTGTGCTCCAGCAGCTCAAGGCGCTGAGGGCGCGCCATCAAATATCCAGCCAAATCCAGGGGCTCAAGGCACGTGTTGAAGATGCAAGCAAGCGACGTATGAGGTATAAGCTCGATGAGCGCACCTTCGAACCTAGCATCTCAAGGGCCATCGACCCCCGTTTGCCTTCACTCTATGCTGAGCCAGACGGGCTTGTCGGTATTGACAAGCCAAGAAGCGAGCTCATCGAGTGCCTAATGGAGGGGATGGGTGCATCGGTGCAGCAGCAAAAGGTGATATCTATTGTGGGTCCTGGGGGTCTCGGTAAAACTACACTTGCCAATGAGGTGTTTCGTAAACTGGAAGGCCAGTTCCAATGTCGAGCTTTTGTTTCCTTGTCACAACAACCAGATGTGAGTAAGATCTTAAGAAATATACTCTCTCAAGTCTGCCAGCAAGAGCTTCCTAGCACAGATATACAGGACGAGGGAAAGCTCATTGACACAATAAGAGAAGTTTTAAAGAACAAGAG GTACTTAGTTGTTATTGATGATATATGGAGTACTCAAGCATGGAAGATTATCAAATGTTCTTTGTTTCTGAATGATCTGGGAAGCAGAATAATGACGACAACACGTAGTATTGATATAGCCAAGTCATGTTGCTCTCGACGCCATGATCGTGTCTATGAAATAATGCCTCTGACGGCAGCCAACTCTAAGAGTTTATTTTTTAAACGAATATTTGGCTCAGAAGATATATGTCCTCCTCAATTGGAAGAAGTCTCCTCGGAAATATTAAAAAAGTGCGGTGGTTCACCATTAGCAATTCTTACAATAGCAAGCTTATTGGCTAATAAAGATTGCACAAATGAAGAATGGGAGTGGGTGTATAATTCGATCGGTTCCACACTGGGAAAGGACCCCGGTGTAGAAGAGATGAGAAGGATACTTTCTCTTAGCTATGATGATCTTCCCCACCATTTGAAGACATGTTTACTTTATCTAAGTATATTTCCGGAGGATTATGAGATTGAGAGGGATCGATTAGTAAGGAGGTGGATCGCTGAAGGATTCATTGATACAAATGGTGGACGAGATTTGGAGGAAATAGGAGAGCGTTATTTTAATGATCTTATCAATAGAAGTATGCTTCAGCCAGCGGAAATCCAATATGACGGTCAAGTCGTTTCATGCCGAGTGCATGATATGATTCTGGATCTCCTTACATCTAAGTCGATGGAAGAAAACTTTGCCACCTTCTTCCGTAACCAAAATGAGATATTAGTCCTTCAACATAAGATCCGTAGGCTATCACTCAGTTATTATGACCAAGAGCACATCATGCTTCCATCAACAGCAATCATTTCTCATTGCCGGTCGCTCAGTATTGTCGGGTATGCCGAAAAGATGCCTTCTCTTTCGAAGTTCCGTGTTCTGCGAGTACTTGATATTGAGAATGGCGAGGAGATGGAGAGCAACTGTTTTGAGCATCTGAGGAAGCTTTTCCAGTTGAAGTATTTGCGACTCCACGTTAGAAGTATTTCTGCACTCCCTGAGCAGTTAGGAGAACTACAGCATTTGAAGACTCTGGATATGGGATggacaaagatcacaaaaatgccCAAAAGCATTGTTCAGCTGCAACATTTGACATGTTTGCGCGTCAGTAatttggaattacctgaaggaatTGGGAATCTGCAAGCTCTGCAGGAGCTATCAGATATCAAAGTCAACCGGTACAGCATGGCGTCGTGTTTGCTGGAGCTGGGCAGTCTGACTAAACTGAAAATCCTTGGGCTACGCTGGTATATTGTCAGTACACACAGTAACAAAGATACTTTTGTGGATAACTTGGTATCCTCGCTGCGCAAATTGGGCAGATTCAGCCTTCGATCTATATGCATTCGTAGTTATCATGGCTATTCAATGGAGTTCTTACTGGACTCCTGGTTCCCCTCCCCTTATCTCATGCAAAAGTTTCAGATGGGCACGTACTACAACTTTCCCAGAGTTCCTCCTTGGATTGTGTCACTGGACAAGCTCACATACCTAGATATCAATATCGATCCAGTAGACGAGGAAACACTAGAGATCCTTGGAGAGCTACCTGCTTTGCTGTTTCTCTGGCTGATGTCGAAATCAGCTGCTCCCAAACAGCGGCTTATCATAAGCAGCAGCATGTTTGTATGTCTGAGGGAGTTCCATTTCACCTGCTGGAGCAATGGAGAAGGACTGATGTTTGAAGCCGGGGCCATGCCGAGGCTTGAGAAACTGTGGGTTCCGTTTGACGCAGGCAGCGGTCTTGATTTTGGCATCCAACACCTCTCTTCCCTCAGGCATCTTGCCGTCGAGATCATTTGCGTTGGCGCGACCGCTCGGGACGTTGAGGCGTTGGAGGAGGCCATCAGAGATGCAGCTCATCTCCTTCCGAATCGCCCTGCGGTGGAGTTCCGAACATGGGATGATGAAAAGATGGCGGGGGAGGAGGGGCAAGGCGTCACTGAAGAGGAGATCCATGCTAGCGGTTGA